GCCTGGCCCACCTGGAAGCGGCCGGCAACGTCGTCTGGCGCCGCGTGCGCCCCCTGTTAAAACCGCTGATGCCGATGGATACGCCACTCAAAGCGCTGGCCGTGGGCGGCCTGTGGGGCTGGGTGCCGTGCGGCATGGTCTACAGCGCCCTGCTGACGGCCATGCTGCAGGGTTCGGCGCTGCAAGGCGCGGCCGCCATGGCCGCCTTCGGCCTGGGCACCTTGCCCATGCTGCTGAGCATGGGTTTACTGGGCACGCGCCTGCGCGCGCAGATGCAGCGCCGTCCCGTGCGCATCGCCAGCGGCTTGCTAGTGCTGGGCTTTGGCCTGCTGGGCCTGCTGCGCGCCGCGAATGGCGTGTCGCTGGGCTGGCTCGACGCCCTGTGCGTCACGGGCCATCCATGAAAAGATGCATGAAAACCAACCTATGAACGCTGTGTTACAACCGTCC
Above is a genomic segment from Janthinobacterium sp. 64 containing:
- a CDS encoding sulfite exporter TauE/SafE family protein, whose protein sequence is MNALSLVPMFMVGLAGSVHCIGMCGGIVGALSISGGAPAAPARPVIAIAVARPALQTSLQTNVLRVLAYNGGRIGSYMLAGALAGSLGGAGMLHMASLQVAGYWLANLMLVALGLYLMDAWRGLAHLEAAGNVVWRRVRPLLKPLMPMDTPLKALAVGGLWGWVPCGMVYSALLTAMLQGSALQGAAAMAAFGLGTLPMLLSMGLLGTRLRAQMQRRPVRIASGLLVLGFGLLGLLRAANGVSLGWLDALCVTGHP